The following are encoded together in the Variovorax sp. PBS-H4 genome:
- a CDS encoding nucleoside recognition domain-containing protein, with translation MLNGLWLGFFLAASLAAFSRWLIGGDAAVFAAMVESLFGMAKLSVEVMVLLFGTLTLWLGFLRVAEAAGLVAGLARLLGPLFRRLMPEVPAGHPALGLITMNFAANALGLDNAATPIGLKAMRELQSLNPSATTASNAQILFLVLNASSLTLLPVTIFMYRAQQGAADPTLVFLPILLATSCSTLVGLLSVAFVQRLRLWDPVVLAYLLPGALLLAGFIALLATLSAAALASLSSLLGNLALFGIVLVFLLAGALRRVKVYECFVEGAKEGFDVAKNLLPYLVAMLCAVGVLRASGALEFVLSGIRWAVGLAGWDTRFIDALPTALVKPFSGSAARAMLIETMQSHGVDSFAAKLAATIQGSTETTFYVLAVYFGAVGIQRARHAVGCALLAELAGVLGAIGVGYWFFG, from the coding sequence GTGCTCAACGGCTTGTGGCTCGGCTTTTTTCTCGCGGCATCCTTGGCTGCATTCTCGCGCTGGCTGATCGGCGGCGATGCGGCGGTGTTCGCCGCGATGGTCGAAAGCCTGTTCGGCATGGCCAAGCTCTCGGTCGAAGTGATGGTGCTCCTGTTCGGCACGCTCACGCTGTGGCTCGGCTTCCTGCGTGTCGCCGAGGCGGCGGGGCTCGTCGCGGGCCTCGCGCGGCTGCTTGGGCCACTGTTCCGGCGGTTGATGCCCGAAGTCCCCGCAGGCCACCCGGCGCTGGGGCTGATCACCATGAACTTCGCGGCCAATGCGCTGGGGCTGGACAACGCTGCCACGCCCATCGGGCTGAAGGCGATGCGCGAGCTGCAGAGCCTCAACCCGAGCGCGACCACCGCCAGCAATGCGCAGATCCTGTTCCTCGTGCTCAACGCCTCGTCGCTCACGCTCCTGCCGGTCACCATCTTCATGTACCGCGCGCAGCAGGGCGCGGCCGATCCGACGCTCGTGTTCCTGCCGATCCTGCTCGCCACCAGCTGCTCCACGCTGGTGGGCCTGCTTTCGGTGGCCTTCGTGCAGCGGCTCAGGTTGTGGGACCCGGTGGTGCTCGCATATCTGCTGCCAGGCGCACTGCTGCTCGCCGGCTTCATCGCGCTGCTGGCCACGCTCTCGGCCGCGGCGCTGGCTTCGCTTTCTTCGCTGCTGGGCAATCTCGCGCTGTTCGGGATCGTCCTCGTCTTCCTCTTGGCCGGCGCGCTGCGGCGCGTGAAGGTCTACGAGTGCTTCGTCGAGGGCGCCAAGGAAGGTTTCGATGTCGCGAAGAACCTGCTGCCCTACCTGGTCGCCATGCTGTGCGCGGTGGGCGTGCTGCGCGCCTCGGGTGCGCTGGAGTTCGTGCTGTCGGGCATCCGCTGGGCCGTCGGCCTCGCAGGCTGGGACACGCGCTTCATCGACGCCCTGCCCACGGCGCTGGTCAAGCCCTTCTCCGGCAGCGCGGCACGCGCGATGCTGATCGAGACCATGCAGAGCCACGGCGTCGACAGCTTCGCGGCAAAGCTCGCAGCCACCATCCAGGGCAGCACCGAGACGACCTTCTACGTGCTCGCCGTTTACTTCGGCGCCGTCGGCATCCAGCGGGCCAGGCACGCTGTGGGATGTGCGCTGCTGGCCGAGCTTGCCGGTGTGCTGGGCGCCATCGGCGTGGGTTACTGGTTCTTCGGCTGA
- a CDS encoding Bug family tripartite tricarboxylate transporter substrate binding protein, whose amino-acid sequence MSAARAFFLRSAAAALALAAGSAAVHAQGYPAKPITLIVPFAAGGGVDATARLLTAKLGEQLKQPVVIENVAGAAGTIGTQKAARAPADGYTLLFAVASPLNVAPLVAPSAVRYDTFKDFVPVATVGTSPFVLIGKPALPARTTAELIQLAKAQPGKFNFGTDGVGTSLHITAEMFKQRAGLDLMHVPYKSGPQVLTDVAGGQVDLAVLPLSLALPFVKDGKVRAFGVTSLARSTVAPTIPALAESPELKGMEMDAWLGVLAPAGTPAAVTSAWVSALDATLKDPEIIRKLGEIAVKPQLIAGPAFADYLAKERKTIAGVVQTAGIKAE is encoded by the coding sequence ATGTCCGCAGCCCGAGCCTTCTTCCTCCGTTCCGCCGCGGCCGCGCTGGCGCTTGCCGCCGGCAGCGCCGCCGTCCACGCACAAGGCTATCCCGCCAAGCCGATCACGCTGATTGTGCCGTTCGCGGCCGGCGGCGGCGTCGATGCCACGGCGCGCCTGCTCACCGCCAAGCTGGGCGAGCAGCTCAAGCAGCCCGTGGTGATCGAGAACGTCGCCGGCGCGGCCGGCACCATCGGCACGCAGAAGGCGGCTCGTGCGCCGGCGGACGGCTACACCCTGCTCTTCGCGGTGGCCAGCCCGCTCAACGTGGCGCCGCTGGTGGCGCCGTCGGCGGTGCGCTATGACACCTTCAAGGACTTCGTCCCCGTCGCGACGGTCGGCACCTCTCCGTTCGTGCTCATCGGCAAGCCCGCCCTGCCCGCGCGCACCACGGCCGAGCTGATCCAGCTGGCGAAGGCGCAGCCCGGCAAGTTCAACTTCGGCACCGACGGGGTGGGCACCTCGCTCCACATCACGGCCGAGATGTTCAAGCAACGCGCTGGCCTCGACCTGATGCACGTGCCCTACAAGTCGGGGCCACAGGTGCTGACCGACGTGGCCGGCGGCCAGGTCGACCTGGCCGTGCTGCCGCTGTCGCTGGCACTGCCCTTCGTGAAGGACGGCAAGGTCAGGGCCTTCGGGGTGACCTCGCTGGCCCGCTCGACCGTCGCGCCGACGATTCCCGCGCTTGCGGAGTCGCCGGAGCTCAAGGGAATGGAGATGGATGCCTGGCTCGGCGTGCTGGCGCCTGCGGGTACCCCGGCCGCGGTGACGTCGGCGTGGGTCAGCGCCCTCGACGCGACGCTCAAGGACCCGGAGATCATCCGCAAGCTCGGCGAAATTGCCGTCAAGCCGCAGTTGATCGCCGGGCCGGCCTTCGCCGACTACCTGGCGAAGGAGCGCAAGACCATCGCCGGCGTGGTGCAGACGGCCGGCATCAAGGCCGAATAG
- a CDS encoding amidohydrolase family protein has protein sequence MLSPELLQSSEPLLLAPEWVMLPEGPRQGLGVVVHDGCFSQVAPLAEVCAANPGLTAIELPQRLLMPGLIDTHTHLTQSFGKALAFGEPSEIFRRIWVPMEATLDADAAYLSAKLSALESLRGGFTTVVDAGTRSEAGLDAVASAARDAGIRCVLGMICNDAGLEGDEAAGRRILDAAATFLARLEHDPLVHPSLAISIPEAATDRMLRAVAALTLESGRRFQTHVNEHLAAVERSLVARGLRPLEVLQACGALNASALLAHATLLTPRELGLLRDSGAAVAYNPVASQWKGNAVLDAGLLAMLGVPFGLGTDGTRADGFRLMDAAEATQRLTHGLANGDSSCGGGWLWLDHATHRGAEAAGLGTRTGRIAEGQAADFLLVDLEVPEFVPSWDLSWELVRFANRDQIEAVFVHGALRLWQGWPVDWDARALMREVAAVARRDVSRAPIQRVHPVADLHRARQRPGHTA, from the coding sequence ATGCTGTCTCCCGAACTCCTGCAATCGAGCGAGCCGCTGCTGCTGGCGCCCGAGTGGGTGATGCTGCCCGAGGGCCCGCGCCAGGGCCTCGGCGTGGTGGTGCACGACGGATGCTTCTCGCAGGTGGCCCCATTGGCCGAGGTGTGCGCTGCAAATCCGGGCCTCACGGCGATCGAACTGCCGCAGCGCCTGCTGATGCCGGGCCTGATCGACACCCATACCCACCTCACCCAGTCCTTCGGCAAGGCGCTGGCCTTCGGCGAGCCTTCGGAAATCTTCCGACGCATCTGGGTCCCGATGGAAGCCACGCTCGACGCCGATGCGGCGTATCTGTCCGCCAAACTCTCGGCACTGGAATCGCTGCGCGGCGGCTTCACCACGGTGGTCGATGCAGGCACGCGCTCCGAAGCCGGGCTGGACGCCGTGGCAAGCGCCGCGCGCGACGCCGGCATCCGCTGCGTGCTGGGCATGATCTGCAACGACGCCGGCCTGGAAGGCGACGAGGCTGCGGGCCGCCGCATCCTCGATGCTGCCGCCACCTTCCTCGCGCGGCTCGAACACGACCCCCTGGTGCATCCCTCGCTGGCGATCTCGATTCCCGAGGCCGCGACCGACCGCATGCTGCGCGCGGTCGCCGCGCTCACGCTCGAAAGCGGCCGACGCTTCCAGACCCACGTCAACGAACACCTGGCGGCCGTCGAGCGCTCGCTGGTCGCGCGCGGCCTGCGCCCACTGGAGGTCTTGCAGGCCTGCGGCGCGCTCAACGCCTCGGCTCTGCTGGCCCATGCCACGCTGCTGACCCCGCGCGAGCTGGGCCTCTTGCGCGACAGCGGCGCCGCGGTGGCCTACAACCCCGTGGCCAGCCAATGGAAAGGCAATGCCGTGCTCGACGCCGGACTGCTCGCGATGCTGGGCGTGCCCTTCGGCCTCGGCACCGACGGCACACGCGCCGACGGCTTCCGCCTCATGGATGCGGCCGAGGCCACGCAGCGCCTCACGCACGGGCTCGCCAATGGAGACTCCTCCTGCGGCGGCGGCTGGCTCTGGCTCGACCACGCGACGCACCGTGGGGCCGAGGCCGCGGGGCTGGGCACGCGCACGGGGCGCATCGCAGAGGGCCAGGCCGCCGACTTCCTGCTCGTCGACCTCGAGGTGCCCGAGTTCGTGCCGAGCTGGGACCTGAGCTGGGAGCTCGTGCGCTTCGCGAACCGCGACCAGATCGAGGCGGTGTTCGTGCATGGTGCGCTGCGCCTGTGGCAGGGCTGGCCGGTCGACTGGGACGCACGTGCGCTGATGCGCGAGGTAGCGGCGGTTGCACGCCGCGATGTGAGCCGCGCGCCGATCCAGCGCGTGCATCCGGTCGCCGACCTGCATCGGGCGCGACAGCGCCCCGGCCATACCGCCTGA
- a CDS encoding sulfite exporter TauE/SafE family protein encodes MLMSLANAWIVLPAVLLAGGMIGASGIGGVLLVPVLTKLGAVPLPQAIAAASLGFALPALVALRPLMRERAQAAHCVPLLAGALAGAAAGALLVRWLPAAALMTGVTLLVLFSGWRGLRAASRASTPAAPLGMPVLLALGVAVGVGSALTGTGGPVLVLPLLMLLRQPVVFAVVTAQAVQLPVALASSTVHAMEGRLDLRLAALCGLLMLAGSIAGQRAAAGLDMRQLQRFVSLLLLAVGAWFTWLLLA; translated from the coding sequence ATGCTGATGTCGCTCGCCAATGCCTGGATCGTGCTGCCCGCCGTGCTGCTGGCCGGCGGCATGATCGGCGCCAGCGGCATCGGCGGCGTGCTGCTGGTGCCGGTGCTGACCAAGCTGGGCGCGGTGCCACTGCCGCAGGCCATCGCCGCAGCATCGCTGGGCTTCGCGCTGCCGGCGCTGGTGGCGCTGCGCCCGCTCATGCGCGAACGCGCGCAGGCAGCGCACTGTGTCCCCTTGCTGGCAGGCGCCCTTGCGGGCGCGGCCGCCGGCGCGCTGCTGGTGCGATGGCTGCCTGCTGCCGCACTGATGACCGGCGTGACCCTGCTGGTGCTGTTCTCGGGCTGGCGCGGCCTGCGCGCTGCGTCGAGGGCGTCAACACCCGCGGCGCCGCTCGGTATGCCGGTGCTGCTCGCGCTCGGCGTCGCGGTCGGGGTCGGCTCCGCGCTGACCGGCACCGGTGGCCCGGTGCTGGTCCTGCCGCTGCTGATGCTGCTGCGCCAGCCGGTCGTCTTTGCGGTGGTAACCGCGCAAGCGGTGCAACTGCCCGTGGCCCTGGCCAGCAGCACGGTTCACGCCATGGAAGGCCGGCTCGACCTGCGGCTTGCCGCCCTGTGCGGCCTGCTGATGCTGGCGGGCTCCATCGCCGGGCAGCGCGCCGCCGCCGGGCTCGACATGCGGCAGCTGCAGCGCTTCGTCTCGCTGCTGCTGCTGGCCGTGGGTGCCTGGTTCACTTGGCTGCTGCTGGCCTGA
- a CDS encoding alkaline phosphatase D family protein produces the protein MNLRRRDLNRAALWLALCGWSAAGPARAQPAPRWRSNPFTLGVASGQPRPDSVVLWTRLAADDEPAFEGLQRCAVRYEVFGDAELKRPVMQGEVQAEAAHAFSVHVHAQGLAPQREYWYRFSCGDARSPVGRTRTAPAADAAVPRLRFALGSCQNYEHGYYAAHREIATRELDFVLFVGDYIYEGSTQGPAARRHGAPIPVTLEEYRARHALYKRDTDLQAAHAAHPWILTWDDHEVVNDYANDRDPAYTDAALFLQRRAAAYRAYFEHMPLLLPPQGASMRIHDRFAWGRLAELWTLDTRQHRSHHACPDPAHDWGRLVIGCEALAEPSRTMLGASQSQWLAQGLASSGRQWKLLGQSTQMSPTSLEAPRGRQFWTDGWDGYPVARRQLLQGIAEGGVRDVVVLGGDVHRYVAADLRVVPNDPASPVVASEFVGGSISSRGASRGSMESLQRDNPDVVHARGDERGYALIEATPQAMHCEFRATAHPAALDARLHTQASFAVEAGHAGVKQA, from the coding sequence ATGAATCTTCGTCGTCGAGATCTGAATCGCGCCGCGCTGTGGCTCGCCCTGTGCGGCTGGTCGGCCGCGGGCCCTGCGCGCGCGCAACCGGCGCCGCGCTGGCGCTCGAACCCGTTCACGCTCGGCGTCGCCAGCGGGCAGCCCCGGCCGGACAGCGTCGTGCTCTGGACGCGGCTCGCGGCCGACGATGAGCCGGCTTTCGAGGGTCTGCAGCGCTGCGCCGTGCGCTACGAAGTCTTCGGCGATGCCGAACTCAAGCGACCTGTGATGCAGGGCGAAGTGCAGGCCGAAGCGGCGCACGCATTCAGCGTCCACGTGCATGCGCAAGGCCTGGCACCGCAGCGCGAGTACTGGTATCGCTTCAGCTGTGGTGATGCGCGCAGCCCTGTTGGACGCACGCGCACGGCCCCTGCGGCGGATGCGGCGGTGCCGCGGCTGCGCTTTGCACTCGGCTCCTGCCAGAACTACGAGCATGGCTACTACGCGGCGCATCGCGAGATCGCGACGCGCGAGCTCGACTTCGTGCTTTTCGTTGGCGACTACATCTACGAAGGCAGTACCCAGGGCCCGGCGGCGCGCCGGCACGGCGCGCCCATCCCGGTGACATTGGAGGAATACCGCGCACGCCATGCGCTGTACAAGCGCGACACCGACCTGCAGGCCGCCCATGCAGCCCACCCGTGGATCCTGACCTGGGACGACCACGAGGTCGTCAACGACTACGCCAACGATCGCGACCCGGCATACACCGACGCCGCGCTCTTCCTGCAGCGCCGCGCGGCCGCCTATCGCGCCTACTTCGAGCACATGCCGCTGCTGCTGCCGCCGCAAGGGGCGTCGATGCGCATTCACGACCGCTTCGCCTGGGGCCGGCTGGCCGAGCTCTGGACGCTCGACACGCGACAGCACCGAAGTCACCATGCCTGCCCCGATCCGGCGCACGACTGGGGCCGCCTGGTGATCGGCTGCGAGGCGCTCGCGGAGCCGTCTCGCACCATGCTCGGCGCCAGCCAGTCGCAGTGGCTGGCACAGGGCCTGGCGTCATCAGGAAGGCAATGGAAGCTGCTGGGCCAGTCCACCCAGATGAGCCCCACCAGCCTGGAGGCGCCGCGCGGCCGCCAGTTCTGGACCGACGGCTGGGACGGCTACCCCGTAGCCCGCCGGCAACTGCTTCAAGGCATTGCCGAGGGCGGCGTACGCGACGTGGTGGTGTTGGGGGGCGATGTGCACCGCTACGTGGCTGCCGATCTGCGCGTGGTGCCCAACGACCCGGCGTCGCCGGTGGTCGCGAGCGAGTTCGTCGGCGGCTCGATCAGTTCGCGCGGCGCCAGCCGAGGCTCCATGGAATCGCTGCAGCGCGACAACCCCGACGTGGTGCACGCGCGCGGCGACGAGCGCGGCTATGCCTTGATAGAGGCCACGCCGCAGGCGATGCACTGCGAATTCCGCGCGACCGCGCATCCGGCGGCGCTCGACGCGCGCCTCCACACCCAGGCGAGCTTTGCCGTGGAAGCGGGCCACGCGGGCGTGAAGCAGGCCTGA
- a CDS encoding GntR family transcriptional regulator, whose amino-acid sequence MSELPQSLHAQLRDALRARILDGELEPGAKLPSESELTAAHGVSRITVRQALSALQAEGLIVKLHGKGAFVSHSKASQSLNRLQGLNEALSLEQHAVSSKRLAWREVKAPASVARQLQLPANEVVYHLQTLRYLDREPLSVNSSWLPRFLGERLARVDFSQRDLIEVFEHEGGLEIGEAQLEIGAGLAKPQEAKLLQLKPGAPVLQVERLLHLAGGGPVHVEIAVYRADTFRYKLALRR is encoded by the coding sequence ATGTCTGAGCTTCCTCAATCCTTGCACGCGCAATTGCGCGACGCACTGCGCGCGCGCATCCTCGACGGCGAGCTGGAACCGGGCGCCAAGCTGCCTTCCGAATCGGAACTGACGGCTGCGCACGGCGTCAGCCGAATCACCGTGCGGCAGGCGCTGAGTGCGCTCCAGGCCGAGGGGCTGATCGTCAAGCTGCACGGGAAGGGGGCGTTCGTGTCCCATTCGAAGGCATCCCAAAGCCTCAACCGGCTGCAGGGACTGAACGAGGCGCTGTCGCTGGAACAGCACGCCGTCAGCAGCAAGCGGCTCGCGTGGCGCGAAGTGAAAGCGCCGGCCTCCGTCGCGCGACAGCTCCAGTTGCCGGCCAATGAGGTGGTGTATCACCTGCAGACGCTGCGCTACCTGGACCGCGAGCCGCTCTCCGTCAACAGCTCGTGGCTGCCGCGCTTCCTCGGCGAACGGCTGGCGCGTGTCGATTTCTCGCAACGCGACCTGATCGAAGTCTTCGAGCACGAGGGCGGCCTGGAAATCGGCGAGGCGCAGCTCGAGATCGGAGCGGGTCTGGCGAAGCCGCAGGAGGCGAAGCTGTTGCAGCTCAAGCCCGGTGCGCCGGTGCTGCAGGTGGAGCGGCTGCTGCACCTGGCCGGCGGCGGCCCGGTTCATGTGGAGATCGCGGTCTACCGCGCCGACACCTTCCGCTACAAGCTGGCCCTGCGGCGCTGA
- a CDS encoding flavin reductase family protein, with amino-acid sequence MFATGVTVVTARAANGRLVGLTANSFNSVSLDPPLVLWSLARSAASMAALSTGSHYAINILGSNQKDLAERFATKDVDRWADVAFTEGFGGAPVLAGVAASFECFNRSRYDEGDHVIFVGEVERCAHSPGASPLLFHGGRFYTEHPL; translated from the coding sequence ATGTTCGCGACGGGCGTGACCGTCGTCACCGCGCGCGCGGCCAACGGGCGGCTGGTGGGTCTCACGGCCAACTCCTTCAACTCCGTCTCGCTGGATCCGCCGCTGGTGCTGTGGAGCCTGGCGCGCAGCGCCGCCTCGATGGCTGCGCTCAGCACCGGCTCGCATTACGCGATCAACATCCTGGGCTCCAACCAGAAGGACCTGGCGGAGCGTTTCGCCACCAAGGACGTCGACCGCTGGGCAGACGTCGCCTTCACCGAAGGCTTCGGCGGCGCGCCCGTGCTGGCGGGCGTGGCCGCAAGCTTCGAATGCTTCAACCGCAGCCGCTACGACGAGGGCGACCACGTGATCTTCGTCGGCGAGGTCGAGCGCTGCGCGCACAGCCCCGGCGCGTCCCCGCTGCTGTTCCACGGCGGCCGCTTCTATACCGAGCACCCGCTGTAG